The following coding sequences lie in one Bifidobacterium sp. ESL0690 genomic window:
- a CDS encoding CTP synthase — MARENNDNSHGHVTKHIFVTGGVVSSLGKGLTASSLGRLLRSRGLRVLQQKLDPYINVDPGTMNPFQHGEVYVTEDGAETDLDIGHYERFLDVFLSQKANVTTGQIYQSVLEKERAGKYLGQCVQVIPHITNEIKSRMRAQAADDVDVIITEIGGTVGDIESQPFLEAAREVKRELGPHNCMFVHVSLVPYLPAAHELKTKPTQHSVMTLRQLGITPDALVLRSDRPLNQGIKDKISLMCDVDEEGVVNCVDAPSIYDVPKILHNEGLDSYVVHYLELSAHDVDWAEWDELLERVHHPKEEVNIAIVGKYIDLPDAYLSVIEAVKAGGFGNYAKANVKLVAADLCESEAGADAELRDMDGIIVPGGFGIRGIEGKIGALRYAREHKLPALGLCLGLQCMVIEYARDVLELEDADSSEFEPGCKNPVIATMEEQKDILANSDMGHTMRLGSYPAVLKEGSLVEKLYGTTNVTERHRHRYEVNVAYKDRLREGGLDISGESPDGELTEFVELPQDVHPFYIGTQAHPEFKSRPTKPHPLFQGLVKAALDHQEARKSQPEED; from the coding sequence ATGGCAAGAGAAAATAATGATAATTCCCATGGACATGTCACCAAGCATATTTTCGTCACCGGTGGCGTTGTTTCTTCCCTTGGTAAGGGCCTGACAGCATCTTCTCTCGGTCGTCTTCTTCGCAGCCGTGGTCTCCGCGTATTGCAGCAGAAACTCGATCCTTATATCAATGTCGACCCGGGCACCATGAACCCGTTCCAGCACGGTGAGGTCTACGTCACCGAAGACGGAGCCGAAACCGATCTGGACATCGGCCACTACGAGCGCTTCCTCGACGTCTTCCTCTCCCAGAAAGCGAACGTCACCACCGGTCAGATCTACCAGTCCGTGCTTGAGAAGGAGCGCGCCGGCAAGTATCTCGGCCAGTGCGTCCAGGTCATTCCGCACATCACCAACGAAATCAAGAGCCGTATGCGCGCCCAGGCCGCGGACGACGTCGATGTGATCATCACCGAAATCGGCGGCACCGTCGGCGACATCGAATCCCAGCCGTTCCTCGAGGCCGCACGTGAGGTCAAGCGCGAACTCGGCCCGCACAACTGCATGTTCGTTCACGTTTCGCTCGTGCCGTACCTGCCGGCCGCACACGAGCTGAAGACCAAGCCGACCCAGCACTCCGTGATGACCCTGCGTCAGCTCGGCATCACCCCCGACGCTCTGGTGCTGCGCAGTGACCGTCCGTTGAACCAAGGCATCAAGGACAAGATCTCCCTGATGTGCGACGTCGACGAAGAAGGCGTGGTCAACTGCGTGGATGCCCCGAGCATCTATGATGTGCCGAAGATTCTGCACAACGAGGGCCTTGACTCCTACGTGGTCCATTACCTTGAGCTGTCCGCCCACGACGTCGATTGGGCCGAATGGGACGAGTTGCTCGAGCGCGTGCACCATCCGAAGGAAGAGGTCAACATCGCCATCGTCGGCAAGTACATCGACCTTCCCGACGCCTACCTTTCCGTTATCGAGGCCGTCAAGGCCGGCGGTTTCGGCAACTATGCCAAGGCGAACGTCAAGCTCGTCGCTGCCGATCTTTGCGAAAGCGAAGCCGGTGCCGATGCCGAGCTGCGTGACATGGACGGCATCATCGTGCCCGGCGGCTTCGGCATCCGCGGCATCGAAGGCAAGATCGGCGCGCTGCGTTACGCTCGCGAGCACAAGCTGCCTGCGCTCGGCCTGTGCCTTGGTCTGCAGTGCATGGTCATCGAGTATGCGCGCGATGTGCTGGAGCTCGAGGACGCGGATTCCTCCGAGTTCGAGCCCGGCTGCAAGAACCCGGTCATCGCCACGATGGAGGAGCAGAAGGACATCCTCGCCAATTCCGACATGGGTCACACCATGCGCCTTGGCTCCTATCCGGCTGTGCTCAAGGAGGGTTCGCTGGTCGAAAAGCTCTATGGCACCACCAACGTCACCGAGCGCCATCGTCATCGTTATGAGGTCAACGTCGCCTACAAGGATCGCCTGCGCGAAGGCGGCCTCGATATTTCCGGCGAAAGCCCCGACGGCGAGCTCACCGAATTCGTAGAACTGCCGCAGGACGTGCACCCGTTCTACATCGGCACGCAGGCCCACCCCGAGTTCAAGTCCCGCCCGACCAAGCCGCACCCGCTGTTCCAAGGTCTGGTGAAGGCCGCGCTCGACCATCAGGAAGCCCGCAAGAGCCAGCCTGAAGAGGACTGA
- the sufB gene encoding Fe-S cluster assembly protein SufB, producing MSQYVADRERVNEDKIKQDDEIIQEFGEYNYGWHDSDAAGEAAKKGIDENVVRAISADKGEPQWMLDMRLKGYRAFIEKPMPKWGVDLSDFDADDFKYYVKPIDKPAKSWEDLPTDIRTTYDKLGIPDAEKKRLVSGVAAQYESEVIYNSIQEDLKKEGVIFTDTDTALREYPDLVKKYFATVIPYDDNKFAALNTAAWSGGSFVYVPKGVHVDIPLQAYFRINTPNMGQFERTLIIAEEGSYVHYVEGCTAPIYATDSLHAANVEIIVGKNARVRYTTVQNWSNNVYNLVTQRAYVKEGGTMEWVDGNIGSKASMKYPSCILAEPYAKASTMSLSFAGKGQYQDTGAKMIHLAPHTSSTIVAKSISRGGGRCAYRGLVKVIDGAKGSSSSVVCDTLLVDDYSRSDTYPHVDIREDDVTMAHEATVSKVSEDQLFYLMSRGLEEKEAMGMIVRGFVEPISRELPMEYALELNRLVELQMEGSVG from the coding sequence ATGAGCCAGTATGTGGCTGATCGCGAACGTGTCAACGAGGATAAGATCAAACAGGATGACGAGATCATCCAGGAATTCGGCGAGTACAACTACGGCTGGCACGATTCCGATGCGGCTGGCGAGGCCGCGAAGAAGGGCATCGACGAGAACGTCGTCCGCGCCATTTCCGCCGACAAGGGCGAACCGCAGTGGATGCTCGACATGAGGTTGAAGGGTTATCGTGCCTTCATCGAAAAGCCCATGCCCAAGTGGGGTGTGGATCTTTCCGATTTCGATGCCGATGATTTCAAGTACTACGTAAAACCAATCGACAAGCCGGCCAAGAGCTGGGAAGACCTGCCTACGGATATCCGCACCACCTACGACAAGCTGGGCATTCCCGACGCCGAGAAGAAGCGTCTGGTCTCCGGCGTTGCGGCTCAGTACGAGTCCGAGGTTATCTATAACTCCATTCAGGAGGACCTCAAAAAGGAAGGCGTGATCTTCACCGATACGGACACCGCGTTGCGCGAGTACCCGGATCTGGTCAAGAAGTATTTCGCGACCGTCATTCCTTACGATGACAACAAATTCGCGGCGCTCAACACGGCGGCATGGTCGGGCGGGTCGTTTGTCTACGTTCCTAAAGGCGTCCACGTCGACATCCCGCTGCAGGCCTACTTCCGCATCAACACACCGAACATGGGCCAATTCGAGCGTACGCTGATTATCGCCGAGGAAGGCTCTTACGTCCATTATGTCGAGGGCTGCACGGCCCCGATCTACGCGACGGACTCGCTGCACGCGGCCAACGTCGAGATCATCGTCGGCAAGAACGCACGCGTGCGCTATACGACGGTGCAGAACTGGTCGAACAACGTCTACAACCTTGTCACCCAGCGCGCCTACGTCAAAGAGGGCGGCACCATGGAATGGGTCGACGGCAACATCGGCTCCAAGGCGAGCATGAAATACCCGTCGTGCATCCTGGCCGAGCCGTACGCCAAGGCCTCCACCATGTCGCTGAGCTTCGCCGGCAAGGGACAGTATCAGGATACGGGCGCCAAGATGATCCATCTGGCACCGCACACCAGCTCCACCATCGTCGCCAAGTCGATTTCGCGTGGCGGGGGACGTTGCGCCTACCGCGGCCTGGTCAAAGTGATTGATGGGGCCAAGGGCTCGAGCTCATCGGTGGTCTGCGACACACTGCTGGTCGACGATTATTCGCGTTCAGACACGTATCCGCACGTCGACATCCGCGAGGACGACGTGACGATGGCGCACGAGGCGACCGTTTCCAAGGTCTCCGAGGATCAGCTCTTCTACCTGATGAGCCGCGGACTGGAGGAGAAGGAAGCCATGGGCATGATCGTGCGAGGCTTCGTCGAGCCGATCAGCCGCGAGCTTCCGATGGAATATGCGTTGGAACTCAACAGGCTGGTCGAGTTGCAAATGGAAGGATCGGTGGGCTGA
- the sufD gene encoding Fe-S cluster assembly protein SufD produces the protein MAEQEVNIPVADPNDPYAVPAAMPSSADNEPRSFEVDDFKMPTRKQEDWRYTPLERIEEFFNVFTPSGETKVTVSNIDGTQVDGIKVTKSVIDRGEAPSGTVMKPNDRVSAVEWNSGSKTVVVSISGELDQPVLVDVEGHGTDLDSLHLVLQVADRTHGDIVVRHQGLARLAEGVEIITGKDSHVSMTFVQEWDKGSKHVGNQRIHVGDNASLRHAVVTLGGDVVRLRMDQEFGGSQGDLNMLGIYFAEAGQHLEHRTMVVHNYPECKSRVVYKGALDGKDAHSTWVGNALIKPQAPNTDSYELNRNLVLTPGPVADSEPNLEIENGNIIGAGHASSVGHFDDEELFYLQSRGITESEARKLVVRGFFADLIEQIGVPSIAEHLMNVIDRRLARGESADMQAVLEDK, from the coding sequence ATGGCCGAACAAGAAGTGAATATCCCAGTGGCGGATCCCAATGATCCCTATGCGGTACCGGCGGCCATGCCGTCCAGCGCCGACAACGAGCCTCGCTCGTTTGAGGTGGACGATTTCAAGATGCCGACGCGTAAGCAGGAGGACTGGCGCTATACGCCGCTTGAGCGTATCGAGGAGTTCTTCAACGTCTTCACCCCAAGCGGTGAGACCAAGGTGACTGTCAGTAACATTGATGGAACCCAGGTTGACGGCATCAAAGTGACTAAGTCGGTTATTGACCGTGGCGAAGCGCCTTCCGGAACCGTGATGAAGCCGAACGACCGCGTTTCGGCTGTCGAGTGGAACAGCGGCAGCAAGACCGTCGTCGTTTCCATTTCCGGCGAACTTGATCAGCCCGTACTGGTTGACGTCGAAGGTCACGGAACCGATCTTGATTCATTACATTTGGTGCTTCAGGTCGCTGACCGTACGCATGGCGATATCGTTGTACGTCATCAAGGCTTGGCACGTCTCGCCGAAGGTGTCGAAATTATCACCGGCAAGGATTCCCACGTTTCCATGACTTTTGTGCAGGAATGGGACAAAGGTTCCAAGCATGTAGGCAACCAGCGCATCCACGTCGGCGACAACGCCTCGCTGCGCCACGCCGTGGTCACCCTCGGCGGTGACGTTGTGCGTCTGCGCATGGATCAGGAGTTCGGCGGTTCGCAGGGCGACCTCAACATGCTCGGCATCTACTTCGCCGAGGCAGGCCAGCACTTGGAGCACCGCACGATGGTGGTCCACAACTATCCGGAGTGCAAGTCCCGTGTGGTCTACAAGGGCGCTTTGGACGGCAAGGACGCGCATTCGACTTGGGTGGGCAACGCCCTGATCAAACCGCAGGCGCCGAACACCGACTCCTACGAGCTCAACCGCAACCTTGTACTGACGCCCGGTCCCGTGGCCGATTCCGAGCCGAACCTCGAAATCGAAAACGGCAACATCATCGGTGCCGGTCACGCCAGCTCCGTCGGCCATTTCGACGACGAGGAGCTCTTCTACCTGCAGTCGCGCGGCATCACGGAATCCGAGGCCCGTAAGCTCGTGGTCCGTGGTTTCTTCGCCGACCTCATCGAACAAATCGGTGTGCCCAGCATCGCCGAACACCTTATGAATGTCATTGACCGCAGGCTCGCGCGCGGCGAAAGCGCCGACATGCAAGCGGTATTGGAGGATAAGTAA
- the sufC gene encoding Fe-S cluster assembly ATPase SufC, which produces MSTLEIKDLYASVETKEGRKQILKGVTLTVNSGETHAIMGPNGSGKSTLAYTLAGHPKYFVDSGEALLDGKDLLKMTADERAKAGLFLAMQYPVEVPGVSMTNFLRTAKTEVDGKAPAIRTWTKELQDAMKNLRMDKKFASRSVNEGFSGGEKKRAEVLQLELLKPRFAIMDETDSGLDVDALRIVSEGVNRAKENTGLGIMLITHYTRILKYIKPDIVHVFAGGRFVKTGGPELADELEETGYDQYLPEGSTESALA; this is translated from the coding sequence ATGTCTACATTGGAAATCAAGGATCTCTACGCATCGGTGGAGACCAAAGAAGGCCGCAAGCAGATCTTGAAGGGTGTGACCCTGACCGTCAACTCCGGCGAAACTCACGCCATCATGGGCCCCAACGGCTCCGGCAAGTCCACGCTGGCCTACACGCTGGCCGGACACCCGAAGTACTTCGTCGACTCCGGCGAGGCTCTGCTCGACGGCAAGGACCTGCTCAAGATGACTGCGGACGAGCGTGCGAAGGCCGGTCTGTTCCTGGCCATGCAGTACCCGGTCGAGGTGCCGGGCGTCTCGATGACCAACTTCCTGCGCACCGCCAAGACCGAGGTCGACGGCAAGGCTCCGGCCATCCGCACTTGGACCAAGGAACTGCAGGACGCGATGAAGAACCTTCGCATGGATAAGAAGTTCGCTTCCCGTTCCGTCAACGAAGGCTTCTCCGGCGGTGAGAAGAAGCGTGCCGAAGTGCTGCAACTTGAGCTGCTGAAGCCCAGGTTCGCCATCATGGACGAGACCGATTCCGGGCTCGACGTTGATGCGCTGCGCATCGTCTCCGAAGGTGTGAACCGTGCCAAGGAGAACACTGGGCTCGGGATTATGCTCATTACGCATTACACGCGCATTCTTAAGTATATTAAGCCGGATATTGTGCATGTGTTTGCAGGCGGGCGGTTTGTCAAGACTGGCGGGCCGGAGCTGGCTGATGAACTGGAAGAGACTGGGTATGATCAGTATCTGCCTGAGGGATCTACGGAATCGGCGCTTGCCTGA
- a CDS encoding SufS family cysteine desulfurase — protein MVDFLGIREQFPILGQEIHGHPLVYFDSAATAQKPQCVIDVESKFYETINAGVHRGAHELAARSTVAFEEARAKVAKLVGANSEEGNEEIVVTAGATAGLNLLATAFGNASLGRGGEAAKRFALKPGDEIVVSKAEHHSVLLPFQELAYRTGATLKWFDLTDDGRIRSDTADEVITDRTKIVAITHISNVTGAITDIEPIVKRAHEVGAIFILDACQSVPHLKIDFHKMDVDFAAWSAHKMYGPTGVGFLYGKRELLEALPPASFGGSMVELAWMDKPAQYMEPPERFEAGTQPVAQVVAAGVAADWMRAIGMENVEAHEKAITDELLKLNDVPGFRVLGPVENKDRIGTVSFHVEGVHPHDVGQFFDAQGIAVRVGHHCAQPVHRHFGLFASSRASTGVYNTVEEAKQVVETAGKVRSFFEV, from the coding sequence ATGGTGGATTTTTTGGGGATTAGGGAACAGTTTCCTATTTTGGGGCAGGAGATCCATGGGCATCCACTCGTGTATTTTGACTCTGCTGCGACCGCGCAGAAGCCGCAGTGCGTGATTGATGTCGAGAGTAAGTTCTATGAGACCATCAATGCTGGGGTGCACCGCGGGGCGCATGAGCTCGCTGCGCGTAGCACGGTGGCCTTCGAAGAGGCGCGTGCCAAGGTCGCGAAACTAGTTGGTGCCAATTCTGAAGAGGGAAATGAAGAGATCGTCGTTACCGCTGGGGCCACAGCTGGGCTGAATCTTTTGGCAACCGCTTTCGGCAATGCCTCGCTGGGGCGCGGCGGGGAAGCGGCCAAACGGTTTGCGCTAAAGCCGGGGGACGAGATTGTCGTTTCCAAGGCCGAGCATCATTCGGTGTTGCTGCCGTTCCAGGAACTGGCTTATCGTACTGGTGCCACGTTGAAGTGGTTCGATTTGACTGATGACGGGCGTATCCGTTCCGATACCGCCGATGAAGTCATTACCGATCGCACCAAGATTGTTGCCATCACGCATATCAGCAACGTCACTGGGGCCATTACCGATATCGAGCCTATTGTCAAGCGGGCGCACGAAGTCGGGGCCATCTTTATTCTTGATGCCTGCCAATCAGTGCCGCATCTCAAGATTGACTTCCATAAGATGGATGTCGATTTCGCCGCATGGAGCGCCCACAAGATGTACGGACCCACCGGCGTAGGATTCCTGTACGGCAAGCGCGAGCTGCTGGAAGCGTTGCCGCCGGCCAGTTTCGGCGGATCGATGGTTGAGCTGGCGTGGATGGACAAGCCTGCACAGTATATGGAGCCGCCGGAGCGCTTCGAGGCCGGAACCCAACCGGTCGCACAGGTTGTGGCTGCTGGTGTGGCCGCCGACTGGATGCGCGCAATCGGTATGGAAAACGTCGAAGCCCACGAAAAGGCGATTACCGACGAACTCCTGAAGCTGAACGATGTCCCTGGTTTCCGTGTGCTTGGCCCGGTGGAGAACAAGGATCGCATCGGCACGGTGTCGTTCCACGTCGAAGGCGTGCATCCGCATGATGTCGGCCAGTTCTTCGACGCCCAGGGCATCGCCGTGCGTGTCGGCCACCATTGCGCACAGCCGGTTCATCGTCATTTCGGTCTGTTTGCCTCGTCTCGTGCTTCGACCGGCGTGTACAATACCGTCGAGGAAGCCAAACAGGTAGTCGAAACGGCCGGCAAGGTGCGTTCGTTCTTTGAGGTGTAG
- the sufU gene encoding Fe-S cluster assembly sulfur transfer protein SufU, whose translation MSDFGMSGDDLEQMYQEVILDASKHPHGKEHFAADVTKEPNEGSDTGETTVRASHEYCTPGESHQFNPTCGDQVTVHVEVSESEPHKIERLVWDGSGCSISTASLSMMVDLVDGKTVDEAMQLEGVFQKLMKSRGAGLDSDADEEALGDAVVFQGVSKYPMRIKCALLGWAGLKDSLAKALAADK comes from the coding sequence ATGAGTGATTTTGGTATGAGCGGTGACGATCTCGAGCAGATGTATCAGGAGGTCATTCTTGACGCATCAAAGCATCCGCACGGCAAGGAGCATTTCGCTGCGGACGTGACGAAGGAACCGAACGAGGGCAGCGATACCGGCGAAACGACGGTGCGTGCCAGCCACGAATACTGCACGCCGGGGGAGTCGCATCAGTTCAACCCGACTTGCGGCGATCAGGTCACTGTCCATGTCGAGGTTTCCGAATCCGAGCCGCACAAAATCGAACGCCTGGTATGGGACGGCAGCGGCTGCTCCATCTCCACGGCGAGCCTGTCAATGATGGTCGACTTGGTCGACGGCAAGACCGTCGACGAGGCCATGCAGCTTGAAGGCGTCTTCCAGAAGCTCATGAAGTCGCGCGGAGCCGGTCTCGATAGCGATGCCGACGAAGAGGCGTTGGGCGATGCCGTCGTGTTCCAAGGCGTTTCGAAATACCCGATGCGTATCAAATGCGCCTTGTTGGGCTGGGCGGGTCTCAAGGATTCGCTGGCCAAAGCGCTGGCGGCGGATAAGTAA
- a CDS encoding metal-sulfur cluster assembly factor, producing MESQDNLVPTPQSSILDSAAKALGSEEKAEAAVANPHAVGSLDTIDQQDEQNSVNADTGAAASETAGNTVKDEETGIPLTSFNDIGRATAADVREALHQVIDPELGIDVIDLGLVYGIEIDEKGRAIITMTLTTPACPLTDLLEDECASTLAGLVEEFRIDWTWQPRWTLDMIRPEGREQLEAIGFNFDNMPKY from the coding sequence ATGGAAAGCCAAGACAATCTCGTCCCGACGCCGCAATCTTCGATTCTTGATTCGGCTGCCAAGGCGCTTGGCAGCGAGGAGAAGGCAGAAGCCGCCGTCGCCAACCCGCATGCAGTGGGTTCGCTCGATACGATCGATCAGCAGGATGAGCAGAATTCCGTGAACGCTGATACAGGCGCTGCTGCTTCCGAAACCGCTGGCAACACCGTCAAGGACGAAGAGACCGGGATTCCGCTGACCTCCTTCAACGACATCGGCAGGGCCACGGCCGCAGACGTGCGCGAGGCGCTGCACCAGGTCATCGACCCCGAGCTTGGCATCGATGTCATCGACCTTGGCTTGGTCTACGGCATCGAAATCGATGAAAAAGGCCGTGCCATCATCACCATGACGTTGACCACGCCGGCCTGCCCGTTGACCGATCTGCTTGAAGACGAGTGCGCTTCGACCTTGGCCGGCTTGGTCGAGGAATTCCGCATCGACTGGACCTGGCAGCCGCGCTGGACGCTCGACATGATCCGCCCGGAAGGCCGCGAACAGCTGGAGGCCATCGGCTTCAACTTCGACAACATGCCGAAATACTGA
- the glgC gene encoding glucose-1-phosphate adenylyltransferase — protein sequence MAMSPKVLAIVLAGGEGTRLMPLTRDRAKPAVPFGGVYRLIDFPLSNLVNSGYSQIVVLTQYKSHSLDRHISKVWRFSPLLDAYVSPVPAQQRLGKHWYLGSADAVYQTINIIEDEQPDYVVIVGADHVYRMDFGQMLKQHIESGAAFTVAGIRQPIEASNQFGVIDVDPNHPHMIRGFKEKPETTEGMPGHPDQILASMGNYIATTDALFDALARDEKAEDTKHDMGGDIAPFFSQRHEAGVYDFSENEIPGATDYDRAYWRDVGTIKQFYEAHMDLIEYNPPFNLYNQDWPIYTLSGNLPPAKFVRSETNRIGRATESIIAPGVIVSGGDVQHSVLSPNVRINSWSQVVDSILFDGVIVGRRARVCKAIIDKNVILEENATVGIDHEHDRARGFTVKDGITIVPKRTVIRD from the coding sequence ATGGCAATGAGTCCTAAAGTACTGGCTATCGTATTGGCCGGCGGCGAAGGCACACGCCTAATGCCGTTGACTCGCGACCGTGCCAAGCCCGCAGTGCCGTTCGGCGGCGTTTACCGCTTGATTGATTTCCCGTTGAGTAATCTGGTCAATTCCGGTTATTCGCAAATCGTCGTACTTACGCAATACAAATCCCATTCGCTGGATCGCCATATCTCGAAGGTCTGGCGTTTCTCCCCACTGCTTGATGCCTACGTTTCCCCGGTTCCGGCCCAGCAACGTCTCGGCAAGCATTGGTATTTGGGTTCTGCGGACGCGGTCTACCAAACGATTAATATCATCGAAGACGAGCAGCCTGATTACGTGGTCATCGTCGGTGCCGACCACGTCTATCGCATGGACTTCGGGCAGATGCTCAAACAACATATCGAATCCGGTGCGGCTTTCACCGTGGCCGGCATCAGGCAGCCGATCGAAGCATCAAACCAGTTCGGCGTCATCGACGTCGACCCTAACCATCCACACATGATCCGCGGATTCAAGGAGAAGCCCGAGACCACCGAGGGCATGCCCGGCCATCCCGACCAGATTCTGGCTTCGATGGGCAATTATATCGCCACCACCGACGCGCTTTTCGACGCGCTGGCACGCGACGAGAAGGCCGAGGACACCAAGCACGACATGGGCGGTGACATTGCGCCCTTCTTCTCGCAGCGCCACGAAGCCGGCGTCTATGATTTCAGCGAGAACGAGATTCCGGGGGCCACCGACTACGACCGCGCCTATTGGCGTGACGTGGGCACCATCAAGCAGTTCTACGAAGCTCATATGGACCTGATCGAGTACAATCCCCCATTCAACCTCTACAACCAGGATTGGCCGATTTACACGCTTTCCGGCAACCTACCGCCGGCGAAGTTCGTGCGTTCCGAGACCAACCGCATCGGTCGGGCCACCGAATCCATCATCGCTCCCGGCGTCATCGTTTCGGGCGGCGACGTACAGCATTCGGTGCTGTCGCCCAACGTGCGTATCAATTCGTGGTCGCAGGTGGTCGATTCCATTCTCTTCGACGGGGTCATCGTCGGGCGTCGTGCACGCGTCTGCAAGGCCATCATCGACAAGAACGTGATTTTGGAAGAGAACGCAACCGTGGGCATCGACCATGAGCACGACCGTGCCCGCGGGTTCACCGTCAAAGACGGCATCACCATCGTGCCCAAACGCACGGTTATCAGAGACTGA
- a CDS encoding RNA methyltransferase has translation MRIITIDSVDDERVAAYTNLTEAQLRNRLEPEKGIFIAESPKVIDRALAAGREPVSLLVEEPWLTGMADMFERIDKRWGDDIPVYVASPEQLKKLTGYRLHRGALAAMRRWKLPTVRDLCKDARRIAVMENIVDHTNVGALMRSAAALDVDAVLVTPSCGDPLYRRAARVSMGTVFQVPWTRIDAETLDSNTENNAGHNSETTQDPAETTNPDLRNRHTKEEDRKYWPIRGLKELNDLGFTTVAMALTDDSISLDELTRRLNNGETETDHIDKLALVFGTEGDGLSHRTIANTNLTVKIPMSNGVDSLNVAASSAVAFYATSPKRN, from the coding sequence ATGCGAATTATCACCATTGATTCCGTGGACGACGAGCGCGTGGCCGCATATACCAACCTTACCGAGGCTCAATTGCGCAACCGACTTGAGCCCGAAAAGGGCATTTTCATCGCTGAATCGCCGAAAGTCATCGACCGGGCGCTGGCAGCGGGGCGCGAGCCGGTTTCGTTGCTCGTCGAGGAACCTTGGCTTACAGGTATGGCGGATATGTTCGAGCGTATCGACAAACGCTGGGGCGATGACATTCCGGTTTACGTCGCCTCACCGGAACAGCTCAAAAAGCTGACCGGCTATCGGCTTCATCGCGGGGCTCTGGCCGCCATGCGTCGCTGGAAACTGCCGACCGTAAGAGACCTTTGCAAGGATGCCCGGCGGATTGCCGTCATGGAAAATATCGTCGACCACACCAATGTCGGAGCGCTCATGCGTTCGGCTGCCGCGCTCGACGTGGATGCCGTGCTGGTCACGCCCTCCTGCGGCGACCCGCTCTATCGTCGGGCGGCCCGCGTTTCGATGGGCACCGTTTTCCAAGTTCCATGGACTCGCATCGATGCGGAAACACTCGACAGCAATACCGAAAATAACGCTGGGCACAATAGCGAAACAACACAGGACCCAGCCGAAACGACCAATCCTGACCTCCGCAACCGTCACACCAAAGAGGAAGACCGGAAATACTGGCCGATCCGCGGACTCAAAGAGCTGAACGATCTCGGCTTCACCACCGTCGCGATGGCGCTGACCGATGATTCCATCAGTCTCGACGAACTGACCCGGCGTCTCAACAACGGCGAGACTGAGACCGACCATATCGACAAGCTCGCCCTCGTTTTCGGCACGGAAGGTGACGGACTTTCGCACCGCACCATCGCCAACACCAACCTCACCGTCAAAATCCCGATGAGTAACGGCGTTGACAGTCTCAATGTGGCCGCCTCCAGCGCCGTGGCCTTCTACGCGACCAGCCCGAAGCGAAATTAG